The Bacillaceae bacterium S4-13-56 genomic interval AGTGAATAGAAGGGCTCTATTAACGCGAAAATGAATGCTCTCCCTCATACAAAATTGGAGGATGATCCATATCTCCTGCATTCTGATGATACTCAATCCCCCAACCGTGCCATTTCCCATCCTTCTCCTCGCCATCATAAATCAGATTATCCCATAGTCCGTAGTATTGGTCTCTCATATTGAAAACCTCCTATTTTTCCCCTTCATTATGTAATATACGGACGGCATTTTTATTTTGCTACGGAACTGGTGGAATACGTGCTGACACATAAAGTAAAACTTTTCATCACCCCACGGATTGTTAGCACCAAAGGGCTTGACCAAAAGGACCTTTGGTGCAATTACGGACAGTTTACCCCCCATCTGCTCTTTTCGTTTACCTTAAGACTTGAGGTGAGGGGTATTACCTCCATGAAAATGAAAGATTAAATTTTTCATCCTTGTTGGTGCAGCTTGCTTCATGGTTGGCTGCCCGCTCCCCGTTCATATGGGATAAAGTTTTGTCAAAATGAAGAATTGGTAGTAAAGTAAAAAGGTAATCTTAGAGAAAGTACCTCCTTGTATTTGTGAAGAGGGAAGGGGACATAGGATTGGAGTTGTTCAGCTTTGAAAAAACATATGTTGTTAATTACCACAGTGGCGTTGGGGATCCTGTTAAATCCTTTAAATTCATCCATGATTGCTGTGGGGCTTTCAAGAATTCAGCAAGATTTTCAACTATCTTATTCTGATGCATCTTGGCTTATTTCTACATATTATTTAGCGAGTGCTGTGGGCCAACCAGTAATGGGAAAACTGAGTGACCTTTTTGGGAGAAAACGCATGTTCATGATTGGACTAATATTAATTGTTATTGCATCTATTCTTGCTCCTTTTTCTCCAGGGTATGGTTGGTTAATTGGCTTTCGAATCATTCAATCAATTGGGAGTTCTACGCTGTTTCCTGCTGGGATGGGAATCATTCGCCATGTGATTACCGAAAACCAAGCAAAAGCATTAGGAACACTTTCCATCTTTTCATCTGTTTCTGCGGCTTTCGGACCATCAATTGGAGGATTTTTAATACATTTTGGAGATTGGCCAGCTATCTTTTTAATTAATTTTCCGTTTATCATTGTATCCTTTCTACTGGCGATTAAGGTTCTCCCTAAAGATCCGGTTCGCGAGAAAAAACATGTCAAGCTAGACTATATAGGAATTTTTCTGTTTACGGGAATGATTGTTAGTTGGTTGTTGTTTTTACTAGGACTTGAAACCACCTTTAGCTGGTGGAAATTAGTACTGAGTATTTTGTTAACGGTGGTATTTTATTTTTTTGAATCAAAAAATAAAGATCCGTTCGTGGATGTCTTGGCTTTAAAGAAAAATATGAACGTCACGTTCGTTTATTTGCAGTCTATTTTAATCAACATTATCTTTTACTCTGTCTTTTTCGGAGTCCCGACCTACTTGCAGGATGGGATGCATCTTGAATCGAATATTACTGGGGTTTTAATGTTGGCTGTAGCCTCTTTTGGAGTAATTATTGCCCCACTTGCGGGAAAATGGATTGACACTAATGGATCTAAACCAATTTTATTAGTAGGTTCCGTGAGTGTTATTTTAGGAGCTTTGTTGTTACTTACAATCAACCTTGAATCAAGCTACGGCTGGATTTTCTTTGCCCTTTCTGTACTTGGAGTGAGCAATGGGTTTAATAATATAGGGATTCAAACAGCATTGTACAGTTTTGTGACTCCAGAAGAAACAGGAACAGCATCCGGACTATTCATGACTTCTCGCTATATGGGAACTATTTTATCCTCTAGTTTATTAGGGATTCTTTTTGGAAAAGAAGTCACAACGAATCACTTTCATATGATCGGCGTAGTTGGGGCAATTGTAGGGGTAGGAGTTCTCTTATTGTCGATAAGGATGCCTAATAAAAAGAATGCTACTTCCACAGGCTGACAGGATCCATTTAAAAAATAAGTAGAAGCAATTTCTCACTTAGCTAATTTACTTAAAGAATATAAAAGTGAAACTTTGATCAGAGGTCGTCCCTACTGATTGTTAGTACGGGGTATGACCTAAAGGCCTTGAACCAACCGGACATATACAGCCAGTTTATCCCCACCCAATCTTCTCGTTTTACTTAAATTTTGAGATGGGGGTATGACTACCCTCCTTGGGGGATAAAAATCCTTAGATTTCTTATAATCCGAGCGATGTGCTGAGTTTTATTAAACCTCATTTCAATTGTCACACCGTCTCACAAAATTGAAAACTTGGCCTTTGGGGACTGGTTCATCACATCTAACTCCGTCATTGGTTTGGATGGTTCAAGGTTCCTGTCCCCAAAGGCCCATTTCAACCTTTATTCAACGTACTCCAACCCATGATCTTTGCAAAAATCGATAGCGATTTTTCGATAACAGCTGCGTTTGTACTCATACCAATCCTCAATAACGCCCAATTCAAAGGCACGGTCTTTAAATCTTCGAAAAGCACCTTTTCCATTGATTGCTCTTAACAAGATATCCTTTTGCTT includes:
- a CDS encoding MFS transporter gives rise to the protein MKKHMLLITTVALGILLNPLNSSMIAVGLSRIQQDFQLSYSDASWLISTYYLASAVGQPVMGKLSDLFGRKRMFMIGLILIVIASILAPFSPGYGWLIGFRIIQSIGSSTLFPAGMGIIRHVITENQAKALGTLSIFSSVSAAFGPSIGGFLIHFGDWPAIFLINFPFIIVSFLLAIKVLPKDPVREKKHVKLDYIGIFLFTGMIVSWLLFLLGLETTFSWWKLVLSILLTVVFYFFESKNKDPFVDVLALKKNMNVTFVYLQSILINIIFYSVFFGVPTYLQDGMHLESNITGVLMLAVASFGVIIAPLAGKWIDTNGSKPILLVGSVSVILGALLLLTINLESSYGWIFFALSVLGVSNGFNNIGIQTALYSFVTPEETGTASGLFMTSRYMGTILSSSLLGILFGKEVTTNHFHMIGVVGAIVGVGVLLLSIRMPNKKNATSTG